Proteins from one Dama dama isolate Ldn47 chromosome 12, ASM3311817v1, whole genome shotgun sequence genomic window:
- the ARHGEF40 gene encoding rho guanine nucleotide exchange factor 40 isoform X3, whose protein sequence is MEPEPVEDCVQSTLAALYPPFEATAPTLLGQVFQVVERTYREDALRYTLDFLVPAKHLLAKIQQEACAQYSGFLFFHEGWPLCLHEQVVVQLAALPWQLLRPGDFYLQVVPSAAQAPRLALKCLAPGGGRVQELPVPNEACAYLFTPEWLQGINKDRPTGRLSTCLLSAPSGIQRLPWAELICPRFVHKGGLMVGHRPSTLPPELPSGPPGLPSPPLPEEALGTRSPGDGHNAPAEGPEGEYVELLEVTLPMRGSPMDAEGSPGLSRTRTVPTRKGAGGKGRHRRHRAWMHQKGLGPRDQDGARPPGEGSSTGASPGSPPGAEVEALPEAAALEVAEPPAETLGEASESCPLRPGEVGAGPGQGAEGLPGTPRRTGKGNRRKKRAAGRGALNRGGDSAPLSPGDKEETSHQETLVSLPPPNEHELPGCSPVKEEHEGSGKPEHEPREELKPADEKEPRSQEGCGPVEESAREREQEGLSLVCMAAPDDPEGLLSNPLKPSPETVQEVKGESIPEEGPPVSISDDPGIAWDLMASGFLVLTGGVDQSGRALLTITPPCPPEEPPPSQDVLSTALHYLHSLLRPDLQILGLSALLDLRKAPPLPPALIPVLSQLQDSGDPPLIQRLLLLTLDEPPVELHGLQGAELLSEGDLKRVAKPEELQWDLGGHREPSPSHWVETHQQVARLCRLCRGVLGSIRQAIEELERAAESEGEEVIGMPEPLQKVLADPRLTELQRDGGAILMKLRSTHSSKLEGPGPAALYQEVDEAIHQLVRLSNLHVQQQEQRQRSHRLQQALQWLSGPGEEQLASFAVPGDSLPALQETELRFRAFSAEVQERLAQARETVALEEDAASQKLLDVFEQRLEQVESGLHRALRLQRFFQQAHEWVDEGSARLAGAGPGREAVLAALALRRAPEPSAGTFQEMRALALDLGSPAALREWGRCRARCQELERRIQQQLGEEASPRGQRRRRADSASSGGAPRGPHSPSPSLSSLLLPSSPGPRAAPSHCSLAPCGEDYEEEGAELGPEAEGRPPRTVLIRGLEVTSTEVVDRTCSPREHVLLGRAGGPEGPWGVGTPRMERKRSISAQQRLVSELITCEQEYVAALSEPVPPPGPELTPELRGTWAAALSARERLRSFHRTHFLRELQGCTAHPLRIGACFLRHGDQFSLYAQYVKHRHKLETGLAALSPPTKGTLEGGPHLPRALQQPLEQLVRYGRLLEELLREAGPEPSSERQALGAAVQLLQEQEIRGRDLLAAEAVRGCEIDLKEQGQLLHRDPFTVICGRKKCFRHVFLFEHLLLFSKLKGPEGGSETFVYKQAFKTADMGLTENIGDSGLCFELWFRRRRAREAYTLQAASPEIKLKWTSSIAQLLWRQAAHNKELRVQQMVSMGIGNKPFLDIKALGERTLSALLTGRAARTRASVAVSSFEHAGPSLPGLSPGACSLPARVEEEAWDLDVKQIALASPPAPETLDSSGDVSPGPRNSPSLQPPHPGSSTPILSSGGILGLSRQSHTRALSDPTTPL, encoded by the exons ATG GAGCCTGAGCCAGTAGAGGACTGTGTGCAGAGTACTCTAGCGGCCCTTTACCCACCTTTCGAGGCAACAGCCCCCACACTGTTGGGCCAAGTGTTCCAGGTGGTGGAGAGGACTTATCGGGAGGATGCGCTGAGATACACACTGGACTTCCTGGTGCCTGCCAAGCACCTGCTTGCCAAGATCCAGCAGGAAGCCTGT GCCCAGTACAGCGGTTTCCTCTTCTTCCACGAGGGCTGGCCCCTCTGCCTGCATGAGCAGGTAGTGGTGCAGCTAGCCGCCCTCCCCTGGCAGCTGCTGCGCCCGGGAGACTTCTACCTGCAAGTGGTACCCTCAGCAGCCCAAGCACCCCGCCTGGCACTCAAGTGCCTGGCCCCAGGGGGTGGGCGAGTGCAGGAGCTGCCTGTGCCTAATGAGGCTTGTGCATACCTGTTCACACCTGAGTGGCTACAAGGCATCAATAAGGACAGGCCCACAGGTCGCCTCAGTACCTGCCTCCTGTCTGCGCCCTCTGGGATTCAGCGACTGCCCTGGGCTGAGCTCATCTGCCCTCGATTTGTGCACAAAGGAGGCCTCATGGTTGGACATCGGCCAAGCACACTACCCCCAGAACTGCCCTCTGGGCCCCCGGGGCTCCCCAGCCCCCCACTCCCTGAGGAAGCCTTGGGCACCCGGAGTCCCGGGGACGGGCACAATGCCCCCGCTGAAGGACCTGAGGGCGAGTATGTGGAGCTGCTGGAGGTGACACTGCCTATGAGGGGGAGCCCCATGGATGCTGAAGGCTCCCCCGGCCTCTCCCGGACCCGGACAGTACCCACACGCAAGGGTGCTGGAGGGAAGGGCCGGCATCGGAGACACCGGGCGTGGATGCACCAGAAGGGTCTGGGGCCTCGGGACCAGGATGGAGCCCGGCCGCCTGGTGAGGGGAGCAGCACTGGAGCCTCCCCTGGGTCTCCCCCGGGAGCTGAAGTTGAGGCTCTCCCAGAGGCAGCAGCCCTGGAGGTAGCTGAGCCCCCGGCAGAGACACTGGGAGAAGCCTCTGAGTCTTGCCCTCTGAGGCCAGGGGAGGTTGGAGCAGGACCAGGCCAGGGGGCTGAAGGGCTGCCTGGTACCCCTCGGAGAACAGGCAAAGGAAACAGGAGAAAGAAGCGAGCTGCGGGCAGAGGGGCTCTTAACCGAGGAGGGGACAGTGCCCCATTGAGCCCTGGGGACAAGGAAGAGAccagccaccaggaaacccttgtcAGCCTGCCCCCACCAAACGAACACGAGCTTCCAGGATGCAGCCCAGttaaggaggaacatgaaggctCCGGGAAGCCAGAACATGAACCGAGAGAGGAGCTCAAGCCAGCAGACGAAAAAGAGCCTCGGTCCCAAGAAGGCTGCGGGCCTGTAGAAGAAAGCGCCAGAGAAAGAGAACAGGAGGGACTAAGCCTGGTGTGCATGGCAG CGCCCGACGACCCAGAAGGGCTCCTCTCCAACCCCCTAAAACCATCCCCAGAGACTGTGCAagaagtgaaaggggagagcaTTCCGGAAGAAGGTCCCCCAGTCTCCATCTCTGATGACCCTGGTATAGCTTGGGACTTAATGGCATCTGGATTCCTCGTCCTGACTG GAGGGGTGGACCAGAGTGGGCGAGCTCTGCTGACCATTACCCCACCGTGCCCTCCCGAGGAGCCCCCACCCTCCCAAGACGTGCTGAGCACTGCTCTTCATTACCTTCACTCACTGCTCAG ACCTGATCTACAGATACTGGGGCTGTCTGCCCTGCTGGATCTTCGCAAGGCACCCCCACTGCCTCCAGCTCTCATTCCTGTCCTGAGTCAACTTCAG GACTCGGGAGACCCTCCCCTCATTCAGCGGCTCTTGCTTCTCACTCTTGATGAGCCTCCAGTTGAACTCCATGGACTTCAG GGTGCTGAGTTGCTATCAGAGGGTGATCTGAAAAGAGTGGCCAAGCCAGAGGAGCTGCAGTGGGACTTGGGAGGTCACAGGGAGCCCTCTCCCAGTCACTGGGTAGAGACACACCAG CAAGTGGCAAGGCTGTGCCGCCTGTGCCGAGGCGTGCTGGGCTCTATACGGCAAGCCATTGAGGAGCTAGAGAGAGCAGCAGAGTCAGAGGGAGAG GAGGTGATAGGGATGCCTGAGCCGCTACAGAAGGTACTGGCAGATCCCCGGCTGACGGAACTGCAGAGGGACGGAGGAGCCATCCTGATGAAGCTGCGCTCCACCCACAGCAGCAA gCTGGAAGGCCCAGGCCCAGCTGCACTGTATCAAGAGGTAGATGAAGCCATCCACCAGCTCGTGCGCCTCTCCAATCTGCACgtgcagcagcaggagcagcggcAACGCTCACACCGACTGCAGCAG GCACTGCAGTGGCTCTCGGGCCCCGGAGAAGAGCAGCTGGCGAGCTTTGCTGTGCCTGGGGACTCCCTGCCTGCCCTACAGGAGACAGAGCTACGGTTCCGGGCTTTCAGTGCTGAGGTTCAG GAGCGCCTGGCTCAGGCAAGGGAGACTGTGGCCCTGGAAGAGGACGCTGCCTCCCAGAAGCTTCTGGATGTCTTTGAACAGCGCCTGGAGCAGGTGGAGAGTGGCCTCCATCGGGCTCTGCGGCTACAGCGCTTCTTCCAGCAG GCACACGAATGGGTGGACGAAGGTTCTGCGAGGCTGGCAGGAGCGGGACCAGGGCGGGAGGCGGTGCTGGCAGCCTTGGCCCTGCGGCGTGCCCCGGAGCCCAGCGCTGGCACCTTCCAGGAGATGCGGGCCCTGGCCCTGGACCTGGGCAGCCCGGCAGCCCTGCGAGAATGGGGCCGCTGCCGGGCCCGCTGCCAAGAGCTGGAGAGGAGGATTCAGCAACAGCTGGGGGAGGAGGCGAGTCCCCGGGGCCAACGGCGACGACGGGCAGACAGTGCCAGCAGCGGAGGGGCCCCACGGGGCCCCCACAGCCCTTCACCCAGCCTCAGCTCCCTGCTGCTCCCCAGCAGCCCCGGGCCACGGGCAGCCCCGTCCCACTGCTCCCTGGCCCCCTGTGGGGAGGACTACGAGGAGGAGGGTGCTGAGCTGGGTCCGGAAGCAGAAGGCAGACCACCAAGGACTGTGCTGATCCGAGGCCTGGAGGTCACCAGTACGGAGGTGGTAGACAGGACGTGCTCACCCCGGGAACATGTGCTGCTGGGCCGGGCCGGGGGACCAGAAGGGCCCTGGGGCGTGGGCACCCCCCGGATGGAGCGCAAGAGGAGCATCAG CGCCCAGCAGCGTCTGGTGTCTGAGCTGATTACCTGTGAGCAAGAATACGTGGCAGCCTTGAGTGAGCCGGTACCACCCCCGGGGCCTGAGCTGACCCCAGAATTGCGGGGCACCTGGGCCGCTGCCCTGAGCGCCCGGGAGAGGCTCCGCAGTTTCCACCGGACACACTTTCTGCGGGAACTTCAGGGCTGCACCGCCCACCCCCTGCGCATTGGGGCCTGCTTCCTTCGCCAT GGGGACCAATTCAGCCTTTATGCCCAGTACGTGAAGCACCGGCACAAACTGGAGACCGGTCTGGCTGCCCTCAGCCCTCCAACCAAG GGCACTTTGGAGGGGGGTCCTCACCTGCCCCGGGCCTTGCAGCAGCCCCTGGAGCAGCTGGTCAGGTATGGGCGGCTCTTAGAGGAGCTCCTGAGGGAAGCTGGGCCTGAGCCAAGTTCTGAGCGCCAGGCCCTGGGGGCCGCTGTGCAGCTGCTCCAGGAACAAGAGATCCGCGGCAGAGACCTGCTGGCTGCAGAGGCGGTGCGTGGCTGTGAG ATAGATCTGAAGGAGCAGGGACAACTCCTGCACCGGGACCCTTTCACAGTCATCTGTGGCCGAAAAAAGTGCTTTCGTCATGTCTTTCTCTTTGAGCACCTCCTCCTGTTCAGCAAGCTCAAGGGCCCTGAGGGGGGGTCAGAGACCTTCGTTTACAAGCAGGCCTTTAAG ACTGCCGACATGGGGCTAACAGAAAACATCGGGGACAGTGGGCTCTGCTTTGAGTTGTGGTTTCGGCGGCGGCGTGCACGAGAGGCATACACCCTGCAGGCAGCctcaccagagatcaaactcaagtGGACAAGTTCTATTGCCCAGTTGCTGTGGAGACAGGCAGCCCACAACAAGG AGCTTCGAGTGCAGCAGATGGTCTCCATGGGCATTGGGAATAAACCCTTCCTGGACATCAAAGCACTCGGGGAGCGGACACTGAGCGCCCTGCTCACTGGAAGAG CCGCCCGCACCCGGGCCTCGGTGGCCGTGTCATCCTTTGAGCATGCCGGCCCCTCCCTTCCCGGTCTCTCCCCGGGAGCCTGTTCCCTGCCTGCCCGCGTCGAGGAGGAGGCCTGGGATCTGGACGTCAAGCAAATTGCCCTGG CTTCCCC